TGAAACCAAGTTTCCATGAAATGATGTTGTATGTATTATTGGTTTAAATGTGGaaattataaaagttttacGGAAAGCTTTATACATGGAGGCATGTAATTTACAAAGTAGTACTCACATGATTCCTTAAATCAAGGATTGTAATGGGAttgaattttctaatatttggcCATTGTTATGTATCTGCAGTATGAGGATGTATAATTCAGTTGTGGAGAGATGCTTCATCGACTGTGTGGACAACTTTACGCGCAAATCTCTTCAGAAACAGGAGGAGACCTGTGTTACGAGATGTGCTGAAAAGTTCTTGAAGCACTCGATGCGTGTTGGCATGAGGTTTGCAGAGCTTAACAATATGGCTGCAACACCAGACCAAGGCAATTAAACAGCCATGAACCGGCTTAAGAACATTTTGTTTGCAGTATCTGATTTGAATATATAGGGGGATGTTTCTGTTGTTATTTATGAGCAATTCTTTTCCCTATGGGGTTCATAATTGTTGCTTATATTATCATCTTTTATGATAACTTAAAAAGCTGCATGATAAGTTGCATGGCAAACTGGAGATTGATTTGGGATTCAATGTACGAAGATTTCCAAATTCCcatgtatatttttgtttattttgtgaGAGGAAATTAAATCAGGGTAATAATAGAATTAGGGAAAAAGTTGTAAACtcaattaaactttttatgCTATTACCCCTCTGACCGAATCTGTTAAGGCCTTCTACTTCTACTTCCTGTAAGCAAATGGGTGCTATTCAGCTCTTCTACTTCCTCTAAGCTCCaagttgataaaataaaatgaatagcCATAGATTTTACTAGCAGACATGCTTGTGCTTCTGCTTTACTGACCCATgaagaatttctataaaataattaataatagttTTCTCATTATTGGCATGCAATGTTCCCCAAACTAAAACAGTTAATAGCAGCAGACAGAACAGTTCAGTGGCTGTTCTAAATTAGTCCCCACAGCAGTTCAAAAAAagtaaagagaaaagaagtaaataaaatttggctTCAACTCTTCCAGTTCCACGAATAGAATCGTTATGCAAAGCTCAGATGTCATTTATGTTGAAACATAAAAGAACTTCTTGCATTGACTTATTATACATGACCTAACCTAGAGTAACACACTGCTATTTAAGGTTGACCCAGGCCAGGGAATATTTTACAAGGGGTTGGTTATTCCTACCTCCCAATCCCTTGCCTTTCTCTCTCGAAAGAGAGAAAACCACAAAACAACATATAGCCACATCTAAAATGGCTAATGGAGAAGGATCAACCTATTCTCGTCTGTAGTTAGAATAGCGAGAGCTTGTAATTTAACAGTACAGTAACTTTAACTTGAAATGAAATTGGTACTCAAAGCAACATATTTATAGGCTGGTTACACACACATCCATTCTCACTCttcttttttgataattttcagAAAAATGATTTGACACAAATAAGTTTCTGGACATGTATAAACAACAGAAAAGAGTACTTCAACTTGGGTAACAGTATTGGCTCCACTGCTTATAAATCTGGATACAATCATCTTCTCCAG
The Ricinus communis isolate WT05 ecotype wild-type chromosome 1, ASM1957865v1, whole genome shotgun sequence DNA segment above includes these coding regions:
- the LOC8278075 gene encoding mitochondrial import inner membrane translocase subunit Tim9 produces the protein MDKNMLQGLDNLPEEDKLRMANLIEQLQVRDSMRMYNSVVERCFIDCVDNFTRKSLQKQEETCVTRCAEKFLKHSMRVGMRFAELNNMAATPDQGN